The following proteins come from a genomic window of Trinickia caryophylli:
- a CDS encoding efflux RND transporter periplasmic adaptor subunit has translation MSKQRFSRTRIAYAAVALVALAGAGALTAVRVNANAPAQAAPAAPEVDVATVLDKTVTDWQEYSGRLEAVDRVDVRPLVSGTIVSVNFKDGSLVKKGDVLFVIDPRPYAAEVDRAQAQLAAAKARDGYAQTDWQRAQRLIADNAIAKRDFDEKKNAAVESAANVKAAEAALEAARINLGYTKIVAPVSGRVSRAEVTLGNVVTAGSTAPALTTLVSVSPIYASFDVDEQTYLKYISRARTGTQVPVELGLANEAGYSRSGTVASVDNRLDTASSTIRVRARFDNPDGTLVPGLYARIKVGGGAPHRALLVEEAAIGTDQDKKFVLAVGADGRVAYRPVTLGEQHGNLRVIASGLAAGDRIVVRGIQRVRPGESVRPRMVAMDESDENAAKPSTDARANGVSDPARS, from the coding sequence ATGTCCAAGCAGCGTTTTTCCCGTACACGCATCGCGTACGCGGCCGTCGCCCTCGTGGCGCTGGCCGGTGCCGGCGCGCTCACCGCGGTGCGCGTGAATGCGAATGCCCCGGCGCAGGCCGCGCCGGCGGCGCCTGAAGTCGATGTGGCGACGGTTCTCGACAAAACGGTCACGGATTGGCAGGAATATTCGGGCCGGCTCGAGGCTGTCGACCGCGTGGACGTTCGCCCGCTCGTCTCGGGCACGATCGTCTCGGTCAACTTCAAAGACGGCTCGCTCGTCAAAAAGGGCGACGTGCTGTTCGTGATCGATCCGCGCCCGTACGCGGCCGAAGTCGATCGCGCCCAGGCGCAGCTCGCCGCGGCCAAGGCGCGCGACGGTTACGCCCAGACCGATTGGCAGCGCGCGCAGCGCCTCATCGCCGACAACGCTATCGCCAAGCGCGATTTCGACGAGAAGAAGAACGCTGCGGTCGAATCGGCCGCCAACGTCAAGGCCGCCGAGGCGGCGCTCGAGGCCGCCCGCATCAACCTCGGCTACACGAAGATCGTGGCGCCGGTGTCCGGCCGCGTCTCGCGCGCCGAGGTGACGCTCGGCAACGTCGTGACGGCCGGCTCGACCGCTCCCGCGCTGACGACGCTCGTTTCGGTGTCGCCGATCTACGCATCGTTCGACGTAGACGAACAAACGTACCTCAAGTACATCAGCCGGGCGCGCACCGGCACGCAGGTGCCGGTCGAGCTCGGTCTCGCGAACGAGGCGGGCTATTCTCGCTCGGGCACCGTCGCATCGGTCGACAACCGGCTCGACACGGCGTCGAGCACGATCCGCGTGCGTGCGCGCTTCGACAATCCGGACGGTACGCTCGTGCCGGGTCTCTACGCGCGCATCAAGGTGGGCGGCGGTGCCCCCCATCGCGCGCTGCTCGTCGAGGAAGCCGCGATCGGGACGGATCAGGACAAGAAGTTCGTGCTGGCCGTGGGCGCCGACGGGCGTGTTGCCTATCGTCCGGTCACGCTCGGCGAGCAGCACGGCAATCTGCGCGTGATCGCGAGCGGGCTCGCCGCGGGCGATCGCATCGTGGTGCGCGGCATCCAGCGCGTGCGGCCCGGCGAGTCGGTGCGCCCGCGCATGGTGGCGATGGACGAGAGCGACGAGAACGCGGCGAAGCCTTCGACCGACGCGCGCGCCAATGGCGTAAGCGACCCGGCACGCTCGTGA
- a CDS encoding LysR family transcriptional regulator: MDRLQAMQVFTRVVDTNSFTKAAETLDLPRASVTTIIQNLESHLGVRLMHRTTRRLSLTPDGAAYYERCVRILADVEETESSLQNGSKKPHGKLRVDMPGAIGRMIVIPALCEFHDRYPDIDLQLGLSDRPVDLLQEGVDCVVRVGALQDSSLVARRIGLFEGVTCASPEYLARAGEPRTLEELSQFKAINYFSSRTGRIIDWSFLVDGKEVEVKMSGSISVNDADAYVTCALEGFGLIQPALFMVLPHLRSGALKEILPEWKPLPMPISAVYPHSRHLSPKVRVFVDWVAEVFDRCPLLSGRQSLDKACSKRTFEELENAPRLDTPVLSEWVA; encoded by the coding sequence ATGGATCGCCTCCAGGCCATGCAGGTATTCACGCGTGTGGTCGACACGAACAGTTTCACCAAGGCGGCCGAGACGCTCGATTTGCCGCGCGCATCGGTCACCACGATTATTCAGAACCTCGAGTCGCATCTCGGCGTGCGGCTCATGCACCGCACCACGCGCCGTCTGAGCTTGACGCCCGACGGCGCGGCCTACTACGAGCGCTGCGTGCGGATTCTGGCCGATGTGGAGGAAACCGAGAGCAGTCTGCAAAACGGCAGCAAGAAGCCGCACGGCAAGCTGCGCGTGGACATGCCGGGCGCGATCGGCCGCATGATCGTCATTCCGGCGCTCTGCGAATTCCACGACCGCTATCCGGACATCGACCTGCAACTCGGATTGTCCGACCGTCCGGTCGATCTGCTGCAAGAAGGCGTCGATTGCGTCGTACGCGTCGGCGCGCTGCAGGATTCGTCGCTCGTTGCGCGGCGCATCGGCCTGTTCGAAGGCGTGACCTGTGCGTCGCCCGAGTACCTCGCGCGTGCGGGCGAGCCGCGCACGCTCGAGGAATTGAGCCAGTTCAAGGCGATCAACTACTTCTCGAGCCGCACCGGGCGGATCATCGACTGGTCGTTCCTCGTGGACGGCAAGGAAGTCGAGGTCAAGATGTCGGGCTCGATCTCGGTCAACGACGCCGATGCCTACGTCACCTGTGCGCTCGAAGGCTTCGGGCTCATTCAGCCTGCGCTTTTCATGGTGCTGCCGCATCTGCGCTCGGGCGCGCTGAAAGAGATACTGCCCGAGTGGAAGCCGCTGCCGATGCCGATCTCGGCCGTCTATCCGCATAGCCGGCATCTGTCGCCGAAGGTGCGCGTGTTCGTCGACTGGGTGGCCGAGGTCTTCGACCGCTGCCCGCTGCTGAGCGGCCGGCAGAGTCTCGACAAAGCCTGCAGCAAGCGCACGTTCGAGGAACTCGAAAACGCGCCGCGCCTCGATACGCCCGTGCTCAGCGAGTGGGTCGCGTAA
- a CDS encoding H-NS family nucleoid-associated regulatory protein — MRGSWRAHCQSTNDNGREHLMTVKGRIPDEAARERLIIWIRRRMAEFGITPEAIADSIQRDFDNRPRYRDARGNEWNGQGPMPDWLLAAKHAGVSPDFFRIESPQQGAGAGRNVDARQLDLFFAPEVAKRGQVT, encoded by the coding sequence GTGCGCGGCAGCTGGCGAGCGCACTGTCAATCGACAAATGACAACGGTAGGGAACACTTGATGACGGTGAAGGGAAGAATTCCAGATGAAGCAGCCCGCGAGCGGCTGATCATATGGATTCGCCGGCGTATGGCGGAATTCGGTATCACGCCTGAAGCGATTGCGGACTCGATTCAGCGCGATTTCGACAACCGTCCGCGCTATCGCGATGCCCGCGGCAACGAATGGAATGGGCAGGGCCCGATGCCCGATTGGCTGCTCGCCGCAAAGCATGCCGGCGTAAGCCCGGACTTTTTTCGCATTGAGTCGCCGCAGCAGGGAGCGGGTGCCGGGCGCAACGTCGATGCGCGGCAACTCGACTTATTTTTCGCGCCTGAGGTCGCAAAGCGGGGGCAGGTGACATGA
- a CDS encoding purine-nucleoside phosphorylase: MLTRSILSIGALALAACAATASNAQDSDNSSFAESRTHGRPVKVMIISMFAPEGQVWLDRLGPWEAIKVAGLSPDYPEIHCNRQDVCVMTTGMGHTNAAASTMALAFSPRFDLRRTYFLVAGIAGIDPAQGTVGSAAWAKYLVDFGIQWELDGREIPSGWTTGYLGINTKDPTQKPPLDYRTEVFQLNTKLADTAFALSRGVTLSDSPEAQAARAKYNYAPANRPPTVIQCDTLAGDTWWSGTLLGERARQWTKIMTDGKGVYCTTQQEDNSTYEALSRAASANRVDLSRVAVLRSGSDFDRPYAGQTSADNLLNYAAQGGFQPAITNLFLAGNPLVQDIATHWGEWRSGVPQR, translated from the coding sequence ATGCTCACTCGCTCCATTTTGTCGATCGGCGCTCTGGCGCTGGCGGCCTGCGCGGCTACCGCCTCCAATGCGCAGGACAGCGACAACAGCAGCTTTGCGGAATCGCGCACGCACGGCCGGCCGGTGAAAGTCATGATCATTTCGATGTTCGCGCCGGAAGGGCAGGTATGGCTCGACCGTCTCGGCCCGTGGGAAGCGATCAAGGTTGCGGGCTTGTCTCCCGATTATCCCGAGATCCATTGCAACCGGCAGGACGTCTGCGTCATGACGACCGGAATGGGGCACACCAATGCGGCGGCCTCGACGATGGCGCTGGCATTCTCGCCGCGCTTCGACCTGAGGCGAACGTATTTTCTCGTCGCCGGCATTGCCGGCATCGACCCGGCGCAAGGCACGGTCGGCTCGGCGGCCTGGGCGAAGTATCTCGTCGACTTCGGCATTCAATGGGAACTCGACGGGCGTGAAATACCGTCCGGCTGGACTACCGGATATCTGGGCATCAACACGAAGGACCCGACGCAAAAGCCGCCGCTCGACTATCGGACAGAGGTATTCCAACTCAATACGAAGCTGGCCGATACGGCGTTCGCGCTCTCGCGCGGCGTGACGCTTTCCGATAGCCCTGAGGCGCAGGCGGCCCGTGCCAAGTACAACTACGCGCCGGCAAACCGTCCGCCGACGGTGATCCAGTGCGACACGCTGGCGGGCGATACATGGTGGTCCGGTACGCTGCTCGGCGAGCGCGCGCGCCAATGGACGAAAATCATGACCGACGGCAAGGGCGTGTATTGCACGACACAGCAGGAAGATAACTCGACCTACGAGGCGCTGTCGCGCGCGGCGAGCGCGAATCGCGTCGATCTGAGCCGGGTGGCCGTGCTGCGCTCGGGCTCCGACTTCGATCGGCCCTATGCAGGGCAAACGAGTGCCGACAATCTGCTCAACTATGCGGCGCAGGGCGGCTTCCAGCCCGCGATCACGAATCTTTTTCTAGCCGGTAATCCGCTCGTACAGGATATCGCGACGCATTGGGGCGAGTGGCGCAGCGGAGTGCCGCAGCGCTGA
- a CDS encoding alpha/beta hydrolase, with product MRTTPSRSNSAGSPYTPASLEVSEIQIAGYERPIGLRLYRRTGARTLPVLLYFHGGTFTRGSLDDADAAARYFAEYLPALVISVDYSLAPRHPFPTALEDAYRAARWADAVGRTYGANGKKLLIAGHCAGGHIANGLAFVARDRGDVRIEAQALFSPMLDPSMTCLADERRVESDLSARECAASYRAYLPQAAQRMHPYAAPLESSRLSGLPATFLATAQNDLLHVEAETYAGRLIAAGVPTHVVRYPSTSHAQIGQEAKPLHDAVCFFQCRMTAPPAVTAF from the coding sequence ATGCGTACTACGCCCTCTCGTAGCAATTCTGCCGGTAGCCCGTACACGCCGGCGTCGCTCGAGGTCAGCGAAATCCAGATTGCCGGTTATGAGCGCCCCATCGGCTTGCGGCTTTATCGCCGTACCGGTGCACGCACATTGCCGGTGCTGCTTTATTTCCACGGCGGTACATTCACCCGCGGCTCGCTGGACGATGCGGACGCCGCCGCGCGCTATTTCGCGGAATATCTGCCGGCACTGGTCATCTCGGTCGATTACTCGCTCGCTCCCCGGCATCCGTTTCCTACCGCGCTGGAGGATGCATACCGCGCCGCGCGCTGGGCGGACGCGGTGGGCCGTACGTACGGGGCAAACGGCAAGAAGCTGCTGATCGCGGGGCATTGCGCCGGTGGCCATATCGCCAATGGCCTCGCGTTCGTCGCGCGTGACCGCGGCGACGTGCGCATCGAGGCGCAGGCGCTCTTCAGCCCGATGCTCGACCCGAGCATGACCTGCCTCGCCGACGAACGGCGCGTGGAGTCCGATCTGAGCGCGCGCGAATGCGCCGCCAGCTATCGGGCGTACCTGCCGCAGGCGGCGCAGCGCATGCACCCGTACGCCGCGCCGCTCGAGTCGTCGCGTTTGTCGGGCTTGCCGGCCACGTTTCTGGCCACGGCGCAAAACGACCTCCTGCATGTGGAGGCGGAGACCTACGCGGGGCGGCTCATTGCGGCCGGCGTGCCGACGCACGTCGTGCGCTATCCGAGCACCTCGCATGCGCAGATCGGCCAGGAGGCAAAGCCGCTTCACGACGCCGTCTGTTTTTTCCAGTGCCGGATGACCGCGCCGCCGGCTGTCACGGCATTTTGA
- a CDS encoding DUF4148 domain-containing protein — protein sequence MKRTTLIAALFASVFASTAAFADGGIGHNGSYNDQSWIGASTKTRAEVRAELVAARNDGTLASINKQTYPNLGLEGQTQAARVAEQHGAEGVALARQ from the coding sequence ATGAAACGCACCACGCTCATCGCCGCACTTTTCGCTTCCGTGTTCGCCAGCACCGCCGCCTTCGCCGACGGCGGTATCGGCCACAATGGGTCTTATAACGATCAATCGTGGATCGGTGCCAGCACGAAGACGCGTGCGGAAGTCCGCGCCGAACTCGTTGCCGCCCGCAACGACGGCACGCTCGCCTCGATCAACAAGCAGACCTATCCGAACCTCGGGCTCGAAGGTCAAACGCAGGCCGCACGGGTAGCCGAACAGCACGGTGCCGAAGGCGTCGCGCTTGCCCGTCAATGA
- a CDS encoding mechanosensitive ion channel family protein has translation MRKLTAAVFFFFLSTVVAYAAAASAPTGASGTAASAGASNPSPVTLTPDEAKRALDAINDPKSRARISDTLRAIAAAGALSAPPEQASAASSAAPASGASAVLAAISENGLVSQLARQTAVSLRNAAVSVRRSMAALLDVHSVRAWWRNEFSNSAGRAQLRSLAGTLCAALLPAWLIGIFIGRLMKKRIDALAGERAMNETNVADSAETADAADAADQAAAETEQAIKQAGAQTIDPNAAREARSQRNAAHAGRHWSLLQRLPFALLHTLLKAVPVVVTIAIAVLAMSALTDDGTAEERVLDTLIEVYAIARAIMLVGGLLFACDAPRLRLLPMSDASAASVERWLNRLVVVVGTGIALAEAPVPLGLSAEAHLGIVKAVSLIGHIMVALLILQVRRPVAQWIRTSTSHSRGLSLAGHWLADAWAFLAIFVVMALWFVWALDVRDGYRVLLGRGGASVAVLIGARFVAIVTFGVLGRIFRYGDGQMGSIALTRAHRYYPLLRRAISIAIVLVALDLLLSVWGIHPWQAILAKGVGKRLVSACATVGIAAVVAIVVWEAINVSIERRLGKWTAAGDLIRAARLRTLLPMFRTMLFIGIALVVGLTGLSEIGVNIGPLLAGASIFGVAIGFGSQKLVQDFITGMFLLMENAMQVGDWVTVAGVSGTVEYLSIRTVRLRAGDGSLHTIPFSSVTTVNNSNRGLGNASVKIAIAFDQDVDFAVQTLSEIGASLREDPQFKDGIVSDFSFWGVDQVDGATVTLLGQMQCRDTARWPVQREFNRRILKRFRERGIQIANPLRTVVVRGDAGQPEGGLDDGDGGPPARSEGGAAPQGKPNAPHRG, from the coding sequence ATGCGCAAACTGACCGCAGCCGTATTTTTCTTTTTCCTGTCGACCGTCGTGGCCTACGCTGCCGCCGCCTCCGCGCCCACTGGGGCATCGGGCACCGCGGCATCGGCCGGCGCGTCCAATCCCTCGCCCGTGACGCTGACGCCCGATGAGGCGAAGCGCGCGCTCGACGCCATCAACGATCCGAAGTCGCGCGCGCGTATTTCCGACACGCTGCGCGCCATTGCCGCGGCGGGTGCGCTGAGTGCGCCACCGGAGCAGGCGAGCGCGGCCTCGTCCGCGGCGCCCGCGAGCGGCGCCTCGGCGGTGCTCGCGGCCATCTCCGAGAACGGGCTCGTGTCTCAGCTCGCGCGCCAGACGGCGGTCAGCCTGCGCAATGCCGCCGTGTCCGTGCGCCGCTCGATGGCGGCCTTGCTCGACGTGCACTCGGTGCGCGCGTGGTGGCGCAACGAGTTTTCGAACTCGGCGGGCCGCGCGCAGTTGCGCTCGCTCGCGGGTACGCTGTGCGCGGCCTTGCTGCCCGCGTGGCTCATAGGCATCTTCATTGGCCGCCTGATGAAAAAGCGAATCGACGCGCTGGCTGGCGAGCGCGCGATGAACGAAACGAATGTCGCCGACAGTGCCGAGACGGCTGATGCGGCTGATGCGGCTGATCAGGCAGCCGCCGAAACCGAACAGGCGATCAAACAGGCCGGCGCGCAAACGATCGATCCGAATGCCGCGCGCGAGGCGCGCAGCCAGCGCAACGCCGCCCACGCGGGCCGCCATTGGTCGCTGCTGCAGCGGCTGCCGTTCGCGCTGCTGCATACGCTGCTCAAGGCGGTGCCGGTGGTGGTGACGATCGCCATTGCCGTGCTCGCGATGTCGGCTCTGACCGATGACGGCACGGCCGAGGAGCGCGTGCTCGACACCCTGATCGAGGTGTATGCGATCGCGCGCGCCATCATGCTCGTCGGCGGATTGTTGTTCGCCTGCGATGCGCCGCGCCTGCGTCTGCTGCCGATGTCCGACGCTTCGGCAGCGTCGGTCGAGCGCTGGCTGAACCGCCTCGTCGTCGTGGTGGGTACGGGCATCGCGCTCGCGGAGGCGCCCGTACCGCTCGGCTTGTCGGCCGAGGCGCACCTCGGCATCGTCAAGGCCGTCAGCCTGATCGGCCACATCATGGTCGCGCTTCTGATTCTTCAGGTACGGCGGCCAGTCGCGCAGTGGATTCGCACGTCCACCTCCCATTCGCGTGGGCTGTCGCTCGCCGGGCACTGGCTTGCAGACGCCTGGGCCTTCCTCGCGATATTCGTGGTCATGGCGCTGTGGTTCGTATGGGCGCTCGACGTGCGTGACGGCTATCGCGTGCTGCTCGGCCGGGGTGGGGCGTCGGTGGCCGTGCTGATCGGGGCGCGGTTCGTCGCGATCGTCACGTTCGGCGTGCTCGGCCGGATATTCCGCTATGGCGACGGGCAGATGGGCTCGATCGCGCTGACTCGCGCGCATCGGTATTACCCGTTGCTGAGGCGGGCGATTTCGATCGCTATCGTGCTCGTCGCGCTCGATCTGCTGCTCTCGGTCTGGGGCATTCATCCCTGGCAGGCGATCCTCGCGAAGGGCGTGGGCAAGCGCCTCGTGTCGGCCTGCGCGACGGTTGGTATCGCGGCTGTGGTGGCGATCGTCGTCTGGGAGGCGATCAACGTCTCGATCGAGCGCCGGCTCGGCAAATGGACCGCGGCTGGCGATCTGATCCGGGCCGCGCGGCTGCGTACATTGCTGCCGATGTTCCGCACGATGCTTTTCATCGGCATCGCGCTCGTGGTCGGCCTCACGGGCCTGAGCGAGATCGGCGTGAATATCGGGCCGCTGCTTGCGGGCGCGAGCATTTTCGGCGTAGCGATCGGCTTCGGCTCGCAAAAGCTCGTGCAGGACTTCATCACCGGCATGTTCCTGCTGATGGAAAACGCGATGCAGGTGGGCGACTGGGTGACCGTGGCGGGCGTATCGGGCACGGTGGAGTACCTGTCGATCCGCACCGTGCGCCTGCGCGCCGGCGACGGCTCGCTCCATACCATTCCGTTCAGCTCGGTGACGACGGTCAACAATTCGAACCGCGGCCTCGGCAATGCTTCGGTGAAAATCGCCATCGCGTTCGATCAGGACGTCGACTTCGCGGTGCAAACGCTGAGCGAAATCGGTGCGTCGCTGCGCGAAGATCCGCAGTTCAAGGACGGTATCGTGTCGGACTTCAGTTTCTGGGGCGTGGATCAGGTCGACGGTGCAACGGTCACGCTGCTTGGCCAGATGCAGTGCCGCGACACGGCGCGCTGGCCCGTGCAGCGCGAATTCAACCGGCGCATTCTGAAGCGGTTCCGCGAGCGCGGAATCCAGATCGCCAATCCGCTGCGCACCGTGGTCGTGCGCGGCGACGCCGGGCAACCCGAGGGCGGGCTCGACGATGGCGATGGCGGGCCTCCCGCCCGTTCGGAGGGCGGCGCGGCGCCGCAAGGCAAGCCCAATGCGCCTCATCGCGGGTAG
- a CDS encoding efflux RND transporter permease subunit has protein sequence MNISKFFIDRPIFAGVLSVLILLAGVIALFQLPISEYPEVVPPSVVVHAQYPGANPKVIAETVASPLEEQINGVENMLYMQSQANSDGNMTLTITFRLGTDPDKAQQLVQNRVSQALPRLPEDVQRLGVTTIKSSPTLTMVVHLISPDNRYDMTYLRNYAVLNVKDRLERIAGVGQVQLWGAGDYAMRVWLDPQKVAERGLSANDVVAAIREQNVQVAAGVIGASPAPEGVPLQLSVNARGRLQTEEQFGAIVVKTSPTGAVTYLRDIARVELSASEYALRSLLDNKPAVALAINQQPGANSLAISDQVRKDMAELKKDFPAGIDYSIVYDPTQFVRSSIEAVVHTLLEAIALVVVVVIVFLQTWRASIIPLIAVPVSIVGTFSLLLAFGFSINALSLFGMVLAIGIVVDDAIVVVENVERNISEGLSARAATVRAMREVSGPIIAIALTLVAVFVPLAFMSGLTGQFYKQFAMTIAISTVISAFNSLTLSPALCAILLRGHDAPEDWLTRAMNRVFGGFFRGFNKVFKRGSDSYGRGVRGVLGHKSSMLVVYAVLLGLTVLVARVVPGGFVPAQDKEYLIAFAQLPNGATLDRTEKVIREMGEAALKQPGVEHAVSFPGLSVNGFTNSSSAGIVFVTLKPFKERGSRALSAGAIAGALNQQFAGIKDAFVAVFPPPPVLGLGTLGGFKLQLEDRGALGYTELDRATQAFIKRAQTAPELGPLFTSYQINVPQLNVDLDRVKAKQLGVPVTDVFDTMQIYLGSLYVNDFNRFGRVYQVRVQADAPFRSRPDDILQLKTRTANGEMVPLSSLVTVQPTFGPEMVVRYNGFTAADVNGGPAPGYSSGQAQSAIERIARETLPRGVKFEWTDLTYQQVLAGNSAIWVFPISVLLVFLVLAALYESLTLPLAVILIVPMSVLSALAGVWLLRGDNNIFTQIGLMVLVGLASKNAILIVEFARELEHDGRTPLAAAIEASRMRLRPILMTSIAFIMGVVPLVLSSGAGSEMRHAMGVAVFFGMLGVTLFGLLLTPVFYVVLRTLAGGKVHVANKDNKGSKDDADADADVRVMSSTDA, from the coding sequence ATGAACATTTCAAAATTCTTTATCGATCGGCCGATTTTCGCAGGGGTGCTATCGGTTCTGATCCTGCTGGCGGGCGTCATCGCGCTTTTCCAGCTGCCGATCTCCGAGTATCCCGAGGTCGTGCCGCCGTCGGTCGTCGTGCACGCGCAGTACCCGGGCGCGAACCCGAAGGTGATCGCCGAGACGGTGGCCTCGCCGCTCGAGGAGCAGATCAACGGCGTCGAAAACATGCTGTACATGCAGTCGCAGGCCAATAGCGACGGCAACATGACGCTCACGATCACGTTCCGCCTCGGTACCGATCCCGACAAGGCGCAGCAGCTCGTGCAAAACCGCGTGTCCCAGGCGTTGCCGCGCCTGCCGGAAGACGTGCAGCGCCTCGGCGTGACGACGATCAAGAGCTCGCCGACGCTGACGATGGTCGTGCACCTGATCTCGCCCGACAACCGTTACGACATGACGTATCTGCGCAACTATGCGGTGCTCAACGTCAAGGATCGGCTCGAGCGGATTGCCGGCGTGGGTCAGGTCCAGCTCTGGGGCGCGGGCGACTACGCCATGCGCGTGTGGCTCGATCCACAAAAGGTGGCCGAACGCGGCTTGTCGGCAAACGACGTCGTTGCCGCGATTCGCGAGCAGAACGTCCAGGTGGCGGCGGGCGTGATCGGCGCTTCGCCGGCGCCCGAAGGCGTGCCGCTGCAGTTGTCGGTGAACGCGCGCGGACGCCTGCAGACGGAGGAGCAGTTCGGGGCGATCGTCGTCAAGACTTCGCCGACCGGTGCCGTCACGTACCTGCGCGACATCGCGCGCGTCGAGCTCTCGGCGTCCGAATATGCGCTGCGCTCGCTGCTCGACAACAAGCCTGCCGTCGCACTGGCGATCAACCAGCAGCCGGGCGCGAATTCGCTCGCGATTTCCGATCAGGTCCGCAAGGACATGGCCGAGTTGAAGAAGGACTTTCCGGCCGGCATCGATTACAGCATCGTCTATGACCCGACGCAGTTCGTGCGTTCGAGCATCGAGGCCGTCGTCCACACGCTGCTCGAGGCAATCGCGCTCGTCGTCGTGGTCGTGATCGTGTTCCTGCAAACGTGGCGCGCGTCGATCATCCCGCTCATCGCGGTGCCTGTCTCGATCGTCGGCACGTTCTCGCTGCTGCTCGCATTCGGTTTTTCGATCAACGCGCTATCGCTGTTCGGCATGGTGCTCGCAATCGGTATCGTCGTCGACGATGCGATCGTGGTGGTCGAGAACGTCGAGCGCAACATATCGGAAGGACTCAGCGCACGCGCGGCGACCGTGCGGGCGATGCGCGAGGTGAGCGGGCCGATCATCGCGATCGCACTTACGCTCGTTGCCGTGTTCGTGCCGCTCGCATTCATGAGCGGTCTGACGGGCCAGTTCTACAAGCAGTTCGCGATGACGATCGCCATTTCGACCGTCATTTCGGCGTTCAACTCGCTTACGCTCTCGCCGGCGCTTTGCGCGATTTTGCTGCGCGGACACGACGCCCCGGAAGATTGGCTGACGCGCGCGATGAACCGCGTGTTCGGCGGGTTCTTCCGCGGGTTCAACAAGGTCTTCAAGCGCGGCTCCGATTCGTACGGGCGCGGCGTGAGGGGCGTGCTCGGGCACAAGTCGTCGATGCTCGTCGTCTATGCGGTGCTGCTCGGGTTGACCGTGCTCGTCGCGCGCGTCGTCCCGGGCGGTTTCGTGCCGGCGCAGGACAAGGAGTACCTGATCGCGTTCGCGCAACTGCCGAACGGCGCCACGCTCGATCGCACGGAGAAGGTCATCCGCGAGATGGGCGAGGCGGCGCTGAAGCAGCCGGGCGTCGAGCACGCGGTATCGTTCCCGGGGCTGTCGGTGAACGGCTTCACGAACAGCTCGAGCGCGGGCATCGTCTTCGTCACGCTCAAGCCGTTCAAGGAGCGCGGTTCGCGCGCGTTGTCGGCCGGTGCGATCGCGGGGGCGCTGAATCAGCAATTCGCCGGTATCAAGGATGCATTCGTGGCCGTGTTTCCGCCGCCGCCCGTGCTCGGGCTCGGCACGCTCGGCGGCTTCAAGCTCCAGCTCGAAGACCGCGGCGCGCTTGGCTATACGGAACTCGACCGCGCGACGCAGGCATTCATCAAGCGCGCGCAGACAGCACCCGAGCTCGGCCCGCTCTTCACGAGCTACCAGATCAACGTGCCGCAGCTCAACGTGGATCTCGACCGCGTGAAGGCGAAGCAACTGGGCGTGCCCGTGACGGATGTGTTCGACACGATGCAGATTTATCTGGGCTCGCTCTACGTGAACGACTTCAACCGGTTCGGCCGCGTCTACCAGGTGCGCGTGCAGGCCGATGCGCCGTTCCGCTCGCGGCCCGACGACATTCTGCAGTTGAAGACGCGTACGGCGAACGGGGAGATGGTGCCGCTGTCGTCGCTCGTCACGGTGCAGCCGACGTTCGGCCCCGAAATGGTGGTGCGCTACAACGGCTTCACCGCAGCCGACGTCAACGGTGGCCCAGCACCCGGCTATTCTTCGGGACAGGCTCAGTCCGCGATCGAGAGGATTGCCCGGGAGACGCTGCCGCGCGGCGTGAAGTTCGAGTGGACCGATCTGACCTATCAGCAAGTGCTGGCCGGCAATTCCGCGATCTGGGTCTTCCCGATCAGCGTATTGCTCGTGTTCCTCGTGCTGGCGGCCCTCTACGAGAGCCTGACGCTGCCGCTCGCGGTGATCCTGATCGTTCCGATGAGCGTGCTTTCCGCGCTGGCCGGTGTCTGGCTGCTGCGGGGCGACAACAACATCTTCACGCAGATCGGGCTGATGGTGCTCGTGGGTCTGGCTTCGAAGAACGCCATTCTCATCGTGGAGTTCGCCCGCGAACTCGAGCATGACGGCCGCACGCCGCTGGCCGCCGCGATCGAGGCGAGCCGGATGCGGCTGCGCCCGATCCTGATGACGTCGATCGCGTTCATCATGGGTGTGGTGCCGCTCGTGCTGTCGAGTGGCGCCGGCTCGGAGATGCGTCACGCGATGGGGGTCGCCGTGTTCTTCGGGATGCTCGGCGTGACGCTGTTCGGCCTGCTGCTGACGCCGGTGTTCTATGTCGTGCTGCGTACGCTCGCCGGCGGCAAGGTGCATGTCGCCAACAAAGACAACAAAGGCTCGAAAGACGATGCCGACGCCGACGCGGACGTACGGGTGATGTCGTCCACCGACGCATGA